The Sphingopyxis fribergensis genome contains a region encoding:
- the hutG gene encoding N-formylglutamate deformylase, whose protein sequence is MDWLRVHRGEAPLVIAFPHGGTDLAGLDEQFVSPWHAQIDTDWWIADLYAFAADMGATLVATDISRSVIDMNRDPSGASLYPGQATTELCPTTTFDGEPLYRFDLPDEAEINRRLTQYHRPYHEALAAELERLRAEHGKVVLYDAHSIRSHVPRLFEGELPHFNIGTNGGASCDLELTEMLVDAVFLGDLEGSWSGVVNGRFKGGWTTRHYGRPDDGIHAIQMELAQRGYMAEPAAITHANWPSPIDPTPAIRPVLEQVIAATLDFAKGRS, encoded by the coding sequence ATGGACTGGCTGCGCGTCCATCGCGGCGAGGCGCCGCTCGTCATCGCCTTTCCGCATGGCGGCACTGACCTGGCGGGGCTCGACGAACAGTTCGTCTCGCCCTGGCATGCGCAGATCGACACCGACTGGTGGATCGCCGACCTTTACGCCTTTGCCGCCGACATGGGCGCGACGCTGGTTGCCACCGATATTTCGCGCAGCGTGATCGACATGAACCGCGATCCGTCGGGCGCGTCGCTCTATCCGGGGCAGGCGACGACCGAGCTGTGCCCGACGACGACCTTCGACGGCGAGCCGCTTTATCGTTTCGACCTGCCCGACGAGGCCGAGATTAACCGGCGGCTGACACAATACCATAGACCTTATCATGAAGCGCTGGCGGCTGAGCTCGAACGACTAAGAGCAGAGCACGGCAAAGTTGTCCTTTACGATGCGCATTCGATCCGCAGCCATGTGCCGCGCCTTTTCGAGGGCGAACTCCCCCATTTCAACATTGGCACCAACGGCGGCGCTAGCTGTGATCTTGAATTGACCGAGATGTTGGTCGACGCCGTATTTCTTGGAGATCTGGAGGGCTCATGGTCGGGCGTCGTCAACGGCCGCTTCAAAGGCGGCTGGACGACGCGCCACTATGGCCGCCCCGACGACGGCATCCACGCGATCCAGATGGAGCTGGCGCAGCGCGGCTATATGGCCGAGCCCGCCGCGATCACCCACGCCAATTGGCCCTCCCCCATCGACCCGACCCCCGCGATCCGGCCCGTGCTCGAGCAAGTGATCGCCGCGACCCTCGATTTTGCGAAAGGACGTTCATGA
- a CDS encoding response regulator transcription factor, translating to MHQNALNVEPHLTFREHQILELVAVGCSAKQIAIEINIAPRTVERHIENVRLKLNARNRAHLITQAMHLGLLVIETPSPDEPTLFELK from the coding sequence GTGCATCAAAACGCTTTGAACGTCGAACCGCATTTGACCTTTCGTGAGCATCAAATACTGGAATTGGTAGCCGTCGGCTGCTCGGCCAAGCAGATCGCGATCGAGATCAATATCGCGCCGCGAACCGTCGAACGGCATATCGAGAATGTGCGGCTGAAACTGAATGCGCGCAACCGCGCGCATCTGATAACCCAGGCCATGCACCTCGGCCTGCTGGTCATCGAGACGCCCTCGCCAGACGAACCGACGCTCTTCGAACTCAAATGA
- a CDS encoding helix-turn-helix domain-containing protein, producing MQGLSAEYQRGSIPQDTILKFRKGEIIFSQGDPGDCWFEVISGTVRTCHFHVDGHRQLTGFFYQGDVFGVEYGSRDAAAEAVTNTILTRRPALNGDPDSFGQNRALERALDSANQCIFLLGRRNANERVAAFLLIAAKRLSALGSIPLPMTRGDIADHLGLTIHTVSRTISGFVRQGLIELEGPQLCRLVDLDGLRAIAGEEMGVAIDKIGAMRPRRSFTGQGAGA from the coding sequence GTGCAAGGTCTGTCGGCAGAATATCAACGCGGTTCGATTCCGCAGGATACCATTCTTAAATTTCGTAAAGGCGAGATCATCTTTTCACAGGGTGATCCCGGCGATTGCTGGTTCGAGGTCATCTCGGGAACGGTGAGAACCTGCCATTTCCACGTCGACGGGCACCGCCAGTTGACGGGCTTTTTCTATCAGGGCGACGTGTTCGGCGTCGAATATGGTTCGCGCGACGCGGCCGCCGAAGCGGTCACCAACACGATCCTGACGCGCCGCCCCGCGCTGAACGGCGACCCCGATTCCTTTGGACAGAATCGCGCGCTCGAACGCGCGCTCGACAGCGCGAATCAGTGCATATTCCTGCTCGGCCGCCGGAACGCCAACGAAAGGGTCGCGGCATTTCTGCTGATCGCGGCGAAGCGGCTGTCGGCACTGGGCAGCATCCCCCTGCCGATGACACGTGGCGATATCGCCGATCATCTTGGCCTCACGATTCATACGGTCAGCCGGACGATCTCGGGCTTTGTCCGCCAGGGGCTGATCGAGCTGGAGGGTCCGCAATTGTGCCGGCTGGTCGACCTCGACGGGCTTCGCGCGATCGCCGGCGAAGAGATGGGCGTGGCGATCGACAAGATCGGCGCGATGCGGCCGCGGCGAAGCTTCACCGGACAGGGGGCGGGCGCATGA
- the hutI gene encoding imidazolonepropionase, translated as MEQLWTNARIATMADDGLGLIDDGVVAAKDGRIVYAGPAGGAPAMAGTVQDCGGRLITPGLIDCHTHLVHGANRANEWAMRLAGASYEEIARAGGGIVSTMRATRGASEADLVASALPRLDALIAEGVTTIEIKSGYGLSTDDELKMLRAARALAGHRKIRVEPTFLGAHALPPEYKDDSDAYIDLVVGEMIPAAAPLATAVDAFCEGIGFSPAQCERVFAAAKAHGLKIKLHAEQLSALSGSALAARHGALSADHLEHATEDDVRAMAEAGTVAVLLPGAYYFMRETKLPPIDAMRRHGTRIALATDNNPGTSPTTSLLLMLNMAATLFRLTVVEALRGVTVNAAAALGLGAEIGTLENGKACDLAIWDVGDPAELVYRIGFNPLHQRIKDGQ; from the coding sequence ATGGAGCAGCTCTGGACGAACGCCCGAATCGCGACGATGGCCGACGATGGTCTCGGCCTGATCGACGATGGCGTGGTGGCCGCGAAGGACGGTCGGATCGTCTATGCCGGACCCGCCGGCGGCGCCCCGGCGATGGCGGGAACCGTCCAAGATTGCGGCGGCCGCCTCATCACGCCGGGCCTGATCGACTGCCACACGCATCTGGTTCATGGCGCCAACCGCGCGAACGAATGGGCGATGCGGCTTGCGGGCGCGAGCTATGAAGAGATCGCCCGCGCGGGTGGCGGGATCGTCTCGACGATGCGCGCGACGCGCGGCGCGAGCGAGGCCGACCTGGTCGCGAGCGCCCTCCCCCGCCTCGACGCGTTGATCGCCGAGGGCGTCACGACGATCGAGATCAAGTCGGGTTATGGGCTGTCGACCGACGACGAATTGAAGATGTTGCGCGCGGCGCGCGCGCTTGCCGGACACCGCAAGATTCGCGTCGAACCAACCTTCCTCGGTGCACACGCTTTGCCCCCCGAATATAAGGACGACAGCGACGCCTATATCGACCTCGTCGTGGGCGAGATGATCCCCGCCGCGGCGCCGCTCGCGACCGCGGTCGATGCCTTTTGCGAAGGGATCGGCTTCTCGCCCGCGCAATGCGAGCGCGTCTTTGCCGCCGCGAAGGCCCACGGGCTCAAAATCAAGCTCCACGCCGAACAATTGTCGGCGCTGAGCGGCAGCGCGCTCGCGGCGCGGCACGGCGCCCTTTCGGCCGATCATCTCGAACATGCGACCGAAGACGACGTGCGCGCGATGGCCGAAGCAGGCACCGTCGCAGTGCTGCTCCCCGGCGCTTATTATTTCATGCGCGAGACCAAGCTGCCGCCGATCGACGCGATGCGCCGCCACGGCACCCGCATCGCACTCGCGACCGACAACAACCCCGGCACCTCGCCGACGACCTCGCTGCTGCTCATGCTCAACATGGCCGCGACTTTGTTCAGGCTGACCGTGGTCGAGGCGCTGCGCGGCGTCACGGTCAACGCCGCTGCCGCGCTCGGCCTTGGCGCCGAGATCGGCACACTCGAAAACGGCAAGGCGTGCGACCTAGCGATCTGGGACGTCGGCGACCCCGCTGAGCTTGTTTATCGCATCGGCTTCAACCCGCTTCACCAACGCATCAAGGACGGCCAATGA
- the hutH gene encoding histidine ammonia-lyase produces the protein MIITPAAITLADWREIYEGASAELSAGAWDAIDASAAAVARIVAKGAPVYGINTGFGKLASVRIADDELSVLQRNIVLSHAAGTGAPSPTKIVRLMMALKLASFGMGASGVKRETVAMLEAMLAKGLIPVVPSQGSVGASGDLAPLSHMAAAMIGVGAIEIGGKVLPAAEALEQAGLEPLDLGPKEGLALLNGTQFSTGNALASLFRAEILFRSALITGALSTEAAKGSDAPFDARIHALRGHAGQREVGDALRTLMAGSAIRASHAVDDPRVQDPYCLRCQPQVMGAVLDLLRQAATTLGIEANGVSDNPLIFADTDEALSGGNFHAEPVAFAADMIAMALCEIGSIAERRIAMLVDPALSGLPAFLTPRPGLNSGFMIPQVTAAALVSENKQRAYPASVDSIPTSANQEDHVSMAAHGARRLLDMADNVSAVIGIELLAACQGIDFHAPLKSSDALEAAHKHLRAQVPTLEDDRHFHPDMEAATALIRSGSLVAAVPASLPGVG, from the coding sequence ATGATTATCACCCCCGCCGCCATAACGCTCGCTGACTGGCGGGAGATTTACGAGGGTGCGAGCGCCGAACTCAGCGCGGGCGCGTGGGATGCGATCGACGCGAGCGCCGCCGCGGTCGCACGGATCGTCGCAAAGGGGGCGCCGGTTTACGGCATCAACACCGGCTTCGGAAAGCTCGCGAGCGTGCGCATCGCCGACGATGAGCTGTCGGTGCTCCAGCGCAATATCGTGCTCAGCCATGCGGCGGGCACCGGCGCGCCGTCGCCGACGAAGATCGTGCGGCTGATGATGGCGCTCAAGCTCGCGAGCTTCGGCATGGGTGCGTCGGGTGTGAAGCGCGAAACGGTGGCGATGCTGGAGGCGATGCTGGCGAAGGGGCTGATCCCCGTCGTCCCGTCGCAGGGATCGGTCGGCGCGAGCGGCGACCTCGCGCCGCTGTCGCATATGGCCGCCGCGATGATCGGCGTCGGCGCGATCGAGATCGGCGGCAAAGTCTTGCCCGCCGCCGAAGCACTCGAACAGGCGGGCCTCGAGCCGCTCGACCTCGGCCCCAAGGAAGGGCTTGCGCTGCTCAACGGTACGCAATTTTCGACCGGCAACGCGCTCGCGAGCCTGTTCCGCGCGGAAATCCTGTTCCGTTCGGCGCTGATCACCGGCGCGCTGTCGACTGAGGCGGCTAAAGGCTCCGACGCGCCGTTCGATGCGCGCATCCATGCGCTGCGCGGCCATGCCGGGCAGCGCGAGGTGGGCGATGCGCTGCGCACCCTGATGGCGGGATCGGCGATCCGCGCCTCGCACGCGGTCGACGATCCGCGCGTGCAGGATCCCTATTGCCTCCGCTGCCAGCCGCAGGTGATGGGCGCGGTGCTCGACCTGCTGCGACAGGCCGCAACCACGCTCGGCATCGAAGCCAATGGCGTGTCGGACAATCCGCTGATCTTCGCCGACACCGACGAGGCCCTGTCGGGGGGTAATTTCCACGCCGAGCCCGTCGCTTTCGCCGCCGACATGATCGCGATGGCGTTGTGCGAGATCGGCTCGATTGCCGAGCGCCGCATCGCGATGCTTGTCGATCCCGCGCTGTCGGGCCTCCCCGCCTTCCTGACCCCGCGCCCCGGTCTCAACTCGGGCTTCATGATTCCGCAGGTCACCGCCGCCGCGCTGGTCAGCGAGAATAAGCAGCGCGCCTATCCGGCCAGCGTCGATTCGATCCCGACTTCGGCCAATCAGGAAGATCATGTGTCGATGGCCGCGCACGGCGCGCGGCGCCTGCTCGACATGGCCGATAATGTGAGCGCGGTGATCGGCATCGAGCTGCTCGCGGCGTGCCAGGGGATCGACTTTCACGCGCCGCTGAAATCGAGCGATGCACTCGAAGCCGCGCACAAACATCTGCGCGCCCAAGTCCCGACCCTTGAAGACGACCGCCATTTCCATCCCGACATGGAAGCCGCGACCGCGCTGATCCGTTCGGGCAGCCTTGTCGCCGCGGTGCCCGCCAGCCTGCCGGGCGTCGGCTGA
- a CDS encoding FAS1-like dehydratase domain-containing protein, protein MDDYSAWVGRSETRADVATAAPLAGLAALLDHDTTAAPDIVPPLGHWLYFLPTAPQSMMGADGHPRRDGSGLLPPVPLPRRMWAGGRIEFLSPIAVGAALTRLTTIDAIKPKRGASGDLLFVTLRHDIAADGVAAIREEQDIVFREPAPATPATAPAIAIEAEAADAVRSISPGPMLLFRYSALTFNAHRIHYDRDYARDVEGYAGLVVHGPLIATLLMDHFLRTAPRASPRHFSFRAEAPLIDGAPVDLCLAHDGDAARLWARDAAGRRTMRADVA, encoded by the coding sequence ATGGACGATTATTCCGCCTGGGTCGGCCGCAGCGAAACGCGCGCAGACGTCGCCACCGCGGCGCCGCTCGCGGGTCTCGCCGCTCTCCTCGATCATGACACCACCGCCGCGCCCGACATTGTCCCGCCGCTTGGCCACTGGCTCTATTTCCTCCCCACCGCGCCCCAGTCGATGATGGGCGCCGACGGCCACCCGCGTCGTGACGGTTCGGGTCTGCTTCCGCCTGTCCCGCTCCCGCGCCGCATGTGGGCGGGCGGCCGGATCGAATTCCTGTCACCGATCGCAGTCGGTGCCGCGCTGACCCGGCTCACCACGATCGACGCGATCAAGCCCAAGCGCGGCGCGAGCGGCGACCTGCTGTTCGTAACACTGCGCCACGACATCGCGGCCGACGGCGTAGCGGCGATCCGCGAAGAACAGGACATCGTCTTTCGCGAACCTGCGCCGGCGACACCTGCGACCGCGCCGGCCATCGCAATCGAAGCCGAAGCCGCCGACGCCGTGCGCAGCATATCGCCGGGCCCCATGCTGCTGTTCCGCTACTCGGCGCTCACCTTCAACGCCCACCGCATCCACTACGACCGCGACTATGCCCGCGACGTCGAAGGCTATGCCGGACTCGTCGTCCACGGTCCGCTGATCGCAACATTGCTGATGGACCATTTCCTGCGCACCGCGCCGAGGGCCTCGCCCCGCCATTTCAGCTTCCGCGCCGAAGCGCCGCTGATCGACGGCGCGCCCGTCGACCTTTGCCTCGCGCACGACGGCGACGCCGCGCGATTGTGGGCGCGCGACGCGGCGGGGCGAAGGACGATGCGCGCCGACGTCGCTTAG
- a CDS encoding C39 family peptidase, which produces MRALRILIAGLLCAAAAAPAAAEVRLTGPETGGNYQLQVMTWWEIPFRSVVRQRYDFSCGSAAIATLLTYHYGAPTSETMPFRAMWEKGDREAIRKVGFSMLDMKTYLASRGFRAEGFRLTAEQLKQVKRPTIVLMDLKGFKHFVVIKGVRGDRVLTGDSVLGLNEYSLSDFEKHWNGIALAIVDGGQKRPSFNLAGDWGPWSQAPLEDEGALRVSISDLTTNLPPQYQLTPQILLDVRVGTVK; this is translated from the coding sequence ATGCGGGCCCTGCGCATCTTGATCGCGGGCCTGCTGTGCGCCGCTGCCGCGGCGCCCGCCGCCGCCGAAGTCCGGCTGACCGGTCCCGAAACGGGCGGCAACTACCAGCTTCAGGTAATGACCTGGTGGGAAATTCCTTTCCGTTCGGTCGTTCGCCAACGCTATGATTTCAGTTGCGGATCGGCGGCGATCGCGACCCTGCTCACCTATCATTATGGCGCGCCGACGTCGGAGACCATGCCCTTTCGCGCGATGTGGGAAAAGGGCGACCGCGAGGCGATCCGCAAGGTCGGCTTCTCGATGCTCGACATGAAAACCTACCTCGCCTCGCGCGGCTTTCGCGCCGAAGGCTTCCGGCTCACCGCCGAGCAATTGAAGCAGGTAAAGCGTCCGACGATCGTCCTGATGGACCTTAAGGGATTCAAGCATTTCGTCGTCATCAAAGGCGTTCGCGGCGACCGGGTGCTGACCGGTGATTCGGTTCTCGGCCTTAACGAATATTCGCTCAGCGACTTCGAAAAACATTGGAACGGCATTGCGCTGGCGATCGTCGACGGCGGACAAAAGCGCCCGTCCTTCAACCTCGCCGGCGACTGGGGCCCCTGGTCGCAGGCGCCGCTCGAAGATGAAGGGGCGCTTCGCGTGTCGATCAGCGACCTGACGACCAACCTCCCCCCGCAATATCAGCTGACGCCGCAAATCCTGCTCGATGTACGCGTCGGTACCGTGAAATGA
- a CDS encoding acyl-CoA dehydrogenase family protein: MSEAQSPSYPEIRDAVRRLCADFPGEYWQRLDRDRIYPTEFVRTLTEAGFLSVLIPEQYGGSGLGLGAATAVLEEIHRSGCNGGACHAQMYTMGTLLKHGSEAQKQAYLPAIARGDLRLQAFGVTEPTAGTDTTRIRTFAKKVGDKYVVNGQKIWISRAEHSDLMVLLCRTTPREECAKPSDGMSVLLVDMREAEGKGLTIRPVRTMLNHATTELFFDDLEVPAAKLVGEEGKGFRYILSGMNAERILIASECIGDGRFFIDRATAYAKEREVFGRAIGTNQGVQFPIARAYVQIAAAAEMVAKAARLFDGGQDGGTEANMAKMLASEASWYAADMCVQTHGGFGFAEEYDIERKFRETRLYQVAPISTNLILSHVATHALGLPKSF, translated from the coding sequence ATGTCCGAAGCGCAATCGCCTAGCTACCCCGAAATTCGCGACGCGGTGCGCCGCCTCTGCGCCGACTTCCCCGGCGAATATTGGCAGCGCCTCGACCGCGACCGCATCTATCCGACCGAATTCGTCCGCACATTGACCGAGGCGGGTTTCCTCTCGGTCCTGATCCCCGAACAATATGGCGGATCGGGCCTTGGCCTTGGCGCCGCGACCGCGGTGCTCGAGGAGATCCACCGCTCGGGCTGCAACGGCGGCGCGTGCCACGCGCAAATGTACACGATGGGCACCTTGCTCAAGCACGGGTCAGAGGCGCAGAAGCAGGCCTATCTGCCCGCGATCGCGCGCGGCGATCTCCGGCTGCAAGCGTTCGGCGTGACCGAGCCGACCGCGGGCACCGACACGACGCGCATCCGTACCTTTGCCAAGAAGGTCGGCGACAAATATGTGGTCAACGGGCAGAAAATCTGGATCAGCCGCGCCGAACATTCGGACCTGATGGTCCTGCTCTGCCGCACTACTCCGCGCGAGGAGTGCGCGAAGCCGTCGGACGGGATGAGCGTCCTCCTCGTCGACATGCGCGAGGCAGAGGGCAAGGGGCTGACCATCCGGCCCGTTCGCACGATGCTCAACCATGCAACGACCGAGCTGTTCTTCGACGATCTCGAAGTCCCCGCCGCGAAATTGGTCGGCGAGGAGGGCAAGGGCTTTCGTTATATCCTCTCGGGAATGAACGCCGAACGTATCCTGATCGCATCCGAATGTATCGGCGACGGCCGCTTCTTCATCGATCGCGCCACCGCCTATGCGAAGGAGCGCGAGGTATTCGGCCGCGCGATCGGCACGAACCAGGGCGTCCAGTTCCCGATCGCCCGCGCCTATGTCCAGATCGCCGCTGCGGCCGAGATGGTCGCCAAGGCCGCGCGCCTGTTCGACGGCGGACAGGATGGCGGGACCGAGGCGAATATGGCAAAGATGCTCGCGTCCGAGGCAAGCTGGTACGCCGCCGACATGTGCGTGCAGACGCACGGCGGCTTCGGTTTTGCCGAGGAATATGACATCGAACGCAAGTTCCGCGAAACGCGCCTCTATCAGGTCGCGCCGATCAGCACGAACCTGATCCTGAGCCATGTCGCGACCCACGCGCTCGGCCTACCCAAGAGTTTTTGA
- a CDS encoding SlyX family protein has protein sequence MSNLIVSPVLRHVGVAAVGLSAIFSPSQANAHETPALECLCDALPFLDTAPIWNAAVAGAGAAAESPPAASVESEIDVQRRILAEQRALIDQQNVMLVEQRQQIVKMQGQLITQQAQIDRLSSFALAEAPLEMFRGTGMGQGVAGPALPGPGSDAVALPDAPVGEAPPPGESTTERVAAVPEGQGVLTRAGHFIFEPSFEYTRSSTNRLVFRGIELIPGIQIGLIEATDADRDTLVGTASMRYGISDRLEAEVRIPYLYRNDRIEVVQQRDEGIVRSIALREDGVGDAEFSLRYQFNRPVGQKPIFVGTLRVKSDTGKGPFEVGYDEFGVATGLATGSGFWAVQPGLNFLMPSDPAVIYGGVAYLYHIPRDVNELVGDVLIGRVDPGDAVSANIGFGFALNPRFSFSLGYRHNYIFPTKTEIGDTNQKSNYIHVGSLNFGMSYRLTERDVLNMGFEIGVTEDAPDVSITLRMPFGGKI, from the coding sequence ATGAGTAACTTGATAGTGTCGCCCGTGCTGCGCCATGTCGGTGTGGCCGCCGTTGGACTGTCGGCGATTTTTTCGCCTTCGCAGGCCAACGCGCACGAGACGCCAGCGCTTGAATGTCTGTGCGACGCACTGCCATTTCTCGATACCGCGCCAATCTGGAACGCCGCAGTCGCGGGTGCGGGCGCTGCTGCCGAAAGCCCACCGGCCGCGAGCGTCGAAAGCGAGATCGATGTGCAGCGCCGAATCCTGGCCGAACAGCGCGCGCTGATCGACCAGCAAAATGTGATGCTGGTGGAGCAGCGGCAGCAGATCGTGAAGATGCAGGGGCAGCTTATCACCCAGCAGGCGCAGATCGACCGACTTTCCTCCTTTGCGCTCGCAGAGGCGCCGCTGGAGATGTTCCGCGGTACCGGCATGGGGCAAGGCGTTGCCGGCCCCGCGCTTCCCGGTCCGGGCAGTGATGCGGTCGCGCTGCCCGATGCACCCGTCGGCGAAGCGCCGCCTCCGGGCGAGTCGACGACGGAACGCGTCGCTGCGGTTCCCGAAGGACAGGGCGTGCTGACGCGCGCCGGCCATTTCATTTTCGAACCCTCGTTCGAATATACACGCTCGTCGACCAATCGACTCGTCTTTCGCGGGATCGAACTGATCCCGGGCATTCAGATCGGCCTGATCGAAGCAACCGACGCCGACCGCGACACGCTCGTCGGCACGGCATCGATGCGTTACGGAATCAGCGACCGGCTCGAGGCCGAAGTGCGCATCCCCTATCTCTATCGCAACGACCGGATCGAGGTCGTCCAGCAACGTGACGAAGGTATCGTCCGGTCGATCGCGCTGCGCGAGGACGGGGTCGGCGATGCCGAATTCTCGCTGCGCTATCAATTCAATCGGCCGGTCGGACAAAAGCCGATCTTTGTCGGAACGCTCCGTGTGAAATCGGACACGGGCAAGGGGCCGTTCGAGGTCGGCTATGATGAATTCGGCGTTGCCACGGGGTTGGCCACCGGATCGGGTTTCTGGGCGGTTCAGCCGGGACTCAATTTCCTGATGCCGTCGGATCCCGCGGTCATTTACGGCGGGGTGGCCTATCTTTATCATATCCCGCGCGATGTGAACGAATTGGTCGGCGACGTGCTGATCGGGCGCGTCGATCCGGGCGATGCGGTGTCGGCCAACATCGGCTTCGGCTTCGCGCTGAACCCGCGCTTTTCCTTCTCGCTCGGCTATCGGCACAATTATATCTTCCCGACCAAGACCGAGATTGGCGATACGAATCAGAAATCCAATTATATCCACGTCGGTTCGCTCAATTTCGGCATGTCCTATCGCCTGACCGAGCGCGACGTTCTGAACATGGGCTTCGAAATCGGGGTGACCGAGGATGCGCCCGACGTATCGATCACGCTGCGCATGCCGTTTGGCGGGAAAATATAA
- the hutU gene encoding urocanate hydratase encodes MTRLDNSRVIRPATGTEISAKSWLTEAPMRMLMNNLHPDVAEAPHELVVYGGIGRAARDWESYDKIVETLKRLNDDETLLIQSGKPVGVFRTHTDAPRVLLANSNLVPEWANWDHFHELDKKGLMMYGQMTAGSWIYIGSQGIVQGTYETFVEMGRQHYGGDLSGRWLLTAGLGGMGGAQPLAAVMAGASCLAIECQPSRIEMRLRTGYLDKQAASIDEAIAMIEASHAEGKPISVGLLGNAAEILPEMVWRGIRPDLLTDQTSAHDPVNGYLPAGWTLDEWFSKRESDPAAVAKAAKASMAVHVQAMLDFQAAGVPTTDYGNNIRQMAKDEGVENAFDFPGFVPAYVRPLFCRGVGPFRWVALSGDPEDIYKTDAKVKELLPDNAHLHNWLDMARDKIQFQGLPARICWVGLGDRHRLGLAFNEMVASGELKAPIVIGRDHLDSGSVASPNRETEAMRDGSDAVSDWPLLNALLNTASGATWVSLHHGGGVGMGYSQHSGMVIVADGTPEAAKRLERVLWNDPGTGVMRHADAGYDIAIECAREKGLDLPSI; translated from the coding sequence ATGACCCGCCTCGATAATAGCCGCGTGATCCGCCCCGCAACCGGGACCGAGATCAGCGCGAAAAGCTGGCTCACCGAAGCGCCGATGCGGATGCTGATGAACAACCTCCACCCCGATGTCGCCGAGGCACCGCACGAACTCGTCGTCTATGGCGGCATCGGCCGCGCCGCGCGCGACTGGGAAAGCTATGACAAGATCGTCGAAACGCTGAAGCGCCTCAACGACGACGAGACGCTGCTGATCCAGTCCGGCAAGCCCGTCGGCGTTTTTCGTACCCACACCGACGCCCCGCGCGTCCTGCTCGCCAATTCGAACCTCGTCCCCGAATGGGCGAATTGGGATCATTTCCACGAGCTCGATAAAAAGGGCCTGATGATGTACGGTCAAATGACCGCGGGCAGCTGGATCTATATCGGCAGTCAGGGCATCGTGCAGGGCACCTATGAAACCTTCGTCGAAATGGGGCGGCAGCATTATGGTGGCGATCTGTCGGGTCGCTGGCTGCTCACCGCGGGTCTTGGCGGCATGGGCGGCGCGCAGCCGCTCGCGGCGGTGATGGCGGGCGCGAGCTGCCTCGCGATCGAATGCCAGCCGAGCCGCATCGAAATGCGTCTGCGCACCGGCTATCTCGACAAGCAGGCGGCGAGCATCGACGAGGCGATCGCGATGATCGAGGCGAGCCATGCCGAGGGCAAGCCTATATCGGTCGGCCTGCTCGGCAACGCCGCCGAAATCCTGCCCGAAATGGTCTGGCGCGGCATCCGCCCCGACCTGCTCACCGACCAGACCTCAGCGCACGACCCGGTCAACGGCTATCTCCCCGCGGGCTGGACGCTCGACGAGTGGTTTTCTAAGCGCGAGAGCGATCCAGCCGCGGTCGCCAAAGCCGCGAAAGCCTCGATGGCGGTGCATGTACAGGCGATGCTCGACTTTCAGGCGGCGGGGGTGCCGACGACCGATTATGGCAATAATATCCGCCAGATGGCGAAGGACGAGGGCGTCGAAAACGCCTTCGACTTCCCCGGCTTCGTCCCCGCCTATGTCCGCCCACTCTTTTGCCGCGGCGTCGGCCCGTTCCGCTGGGTGGCGCTGTCGGGCGATCCCGAGGATATCTACAAGACCGACGCCAAGGTGAAGGAGCTGCTGCCCGACAATGCACATCTCCACAACTGGCTCGACATGGCGCGCGACAAGATCCAGTTTCAGGGCCTGCCCGCGCGCATCTGCTGGGTCGGGCTCGGCGACCGCCACCGGCTTGGCCTCGCGTTCAACGAGATGGTCGCGTCGGGCGAGCTGAAAGCCCCCATCGTGATCGGCCGCGACCATCTCGATTCAGGCTCGGTCGCCTCGCCCAACCGCGAGACAGAGGCGATGCGCGACGGCAGCGACGCGGTTTCCGACTGGCCCCTCCTCAACGCGCTGCTCAACACCGCGAGCGGCGCAACCTGGGTGTCGCTGCACCACGGCGGCGGCGTCGGCATGGGCTATTCGCAGCATAGCGGCATGGTGATCGTCGCCGACGGCACCCCCGAAGCGGCGAAGCGCCTCGAACGCGTGCTTTGGAACGATCCCGGCACCGGCGTCATGCGCCACGCCGACGCGGGCTATGATATCGCGATCGAGTGCGCGCGCGAGAAGGGCCTCGATCTGCCGAGCATCTGA